One Panicum virgatum strain AP13 chromosome 3N, P.virgatum_v5, whole genome shotgun sequence DNA segment encodes these proteins:
- the LOC120663319 gene encoding uncharacterized protein LOC120663319 — protein sequence MEYLRSEVPCLSSHENKNTDSEATEVNEEEPQAHVGATDVMETFKVCHTSCKKVMSDAATEAILSMENGQLPLPSDEVVSKVPSQNSSNNTFLKNVDISTPSSKSPSSASEKVLRRELDSGKQGSTILHDKLEELKKKNEATEEALERTSRQYDELKSTRKRAISSFGQS from the exons ATGGAATATCTTCGGAGTGAAGTTCCTTGTCTCTCATCG CACGAGAACAAGAACACTGATTCCGAAGCCACTGAAGTGAATGAGGAGGAACCCCAGGCACACGTTGGTGCAACTGATGTCATGGAAACCTTCAAGGTCTGCCATACCAGCTGCAAGAAGGTCATGAGTGACGCAGCTACAGAAGCAATT CTCTCAATGGAGAATGGGCAACTACCATTGCCAAGTGATGAGGTTGTTTCCAAGGTCCCCTCACAGAACAGCTCCAACAACACGTTCTTGAAGAATGTTGATATATCCACTCCTTCCTCAAAGTCTCCATCGTCAGCTAGTGAAAAGGTGCTACGTCGAGAACTTGATTCTGGAAAACAAGGTTCAACTATTCTCCATGACAAACTTGAAGAGTTAAAGAAGAAGAATGAAGCAACAGAGGAAGCACTAGAGAGAACTTCAAGGCAGTATGATGAGCTCAAGAGCACCAGGAAGAGAGCGATCTCATCCTTCGGACAGTCTTGA